One segment of Methylotenera versatilis 79 DNA contains the following:
- a CDS encoding vWA domain-containing protein, producing the protein MKKIFNYFRHRRDISLLTIALILLLIALFKPTVPIKRDIYSYLLVADISQSMNVVDESINGKPVTRMQYQQYLMHRIIGEMPCGTQVGVGLFAGVSVAALYTPIEVCENFAAIEDTIDHLDWRTGWSGNSRIRESLATLARLIRSFPETAQVVYFTDGEETPFLHAFNTRDLTDFQGAKDWLFVGVGSEKGTAIPKLDEHNQVIGYWSNESFALQPGVAQISESNIGVRNDSIASGTSDRYLSKLDEKYLQSVTKEINAKYINGDSVQRVLSAMKNQPPARRDKTQFELKWSFAGLSGLFFLAAYLPKHPVQETKNLWKKWLARRKRQTTGLSKLS; encoded by the coding sequence ATGAAAAAAATATTCAATTATTTCCGCCACCGCCGTGACATTAGCTTGCTAACGATAGCTTTGATTTTGCTATTGATTGCACTATTTAAACCAACTGTGCCGATTAAACGCGATATTTATAGCTATTTATTGGTGGCGGATATTTCACAAAGCATGAATGTGGTGGATGAAAGCATCAATGGCAAACCTGTTACGCGCATGCAATACCAGCAATATTTGATGCACCGGATTATTGGCGAAATGCCCTGCGGCACTCAAGTGGGCGTTGGTTTATTCGCTGGCGTTAGCGTGGCTGCACTGTACACGCCCATTGAAGTTTGCGAAAACTTCGCCGCCATTGAAGACACGATTGACCATTTAGATTGGCGCACAGGCTGGTCTGGCAATAGCCGTATTCGTGAAAGTTTAGCGACATTGGCACGATTAATCCGTAGTTTTCCAGAAACCGCGCAAGTGGTTTACTTTACCGATGGGGAAGAAACACCTTTTTTACATGCGTTTAATACGCGTGACTTAACGGATTTTCAAGGTGCAAAAGACTGGCTTTTCGTTGGTGTCGGCAGCGAAAAAGGCACTGCGATTCCTAAATTAGATGAACATAATCAAGTGATTGGTTACTGGTCTAACGAAAGTTTTGCCTTGCAGCCAGGGGTTGCACAAATTTCCGAATCCAATATCGGTGTTCGTAATGACAGCATTGCCAGTGGCACTAGCGATCGATACTTATCTAAACTGGATGAAAAATATTTGCAATCCGTGACCAAAGAAATCAATGCAAAATATATCAATGGTGACAGCGTACAACGGGTGTTATCTGCCATGAAAAATCAACCGCCAGCACGTCGCGATAAAACCCAATTTGAATTGAAATGGAGTTTTGCAGGTTTATCTGGCTTATTCTTTTTAGCGGCTTATTTGCCAAAACATCCAGTGCAAGAAACCAAAAATTTATGGAAAAAATGGCTGGCGCGTAGAAAACGTCAAACGACAGGCTTGTCTAAACTTTCTTGA
- the ygfZ gene encoding CAF17-like 4Fe-4S cluster assembly/insertion protein YgfZ, with amino-acid sequence MTASEWQLGLVEHGAVIADGAVSHFVNTQNGSKSQGENQVLSESNIKSEIVATKSVHTLCDLTHLGLLELGGAEAVSFLQGQVTNDVKLLVTNNIAHYSGYCTPKGRLLALFLAFSHDDHLHLQFNRALLEPIMKRLKMYVMRSKVEIKDVSETIIKFGINGPDSAALLTPFFSQIPTQDYELVSLDNGAILKLPTIAGHTRFQIFTDAINAPILFNALKVNCQLVGKPCWDWLDIQSGIPDVSAKTQEQFVPQMLNLDILNGINFKKGCYTGQEIVARMHYLGKVKRRTYLASIQSSTAPVEGDKVLDATNNDIGQIVRIAPNDEAGFDALIELRIEAKQAGNLTWQDSAINIKPLPYALNDEPSLLDNLLE; translated from the coding sequence ATGACGGCATCAGAATGGCAATTAGGATTAGTAGAACATGGCGCAGTTATCGCGGATGGCGCGGTGAGTCATTTTGTTAACACGCAAAATGGTAGTAAATCGCAAGGCGAAAACCAAGTTTTAAGCGAAAGTAATATTAAGAGCGAAATAGTTGCCACAAAAAGTGTGCATACTTTGTGCGATTTAACGCATCTTGGCCTGTTAGAACTTGGTGGCGCTGAAGCAGTAAGCTTTTTACAAGGCCAAGTGACTAATGATGTGAAATTGCTGGTGACCAATAATATTGCTCACTACAGTGGGTATTGCACGCCAAAAGGACGATTGCTGGCATTGTTTTTGGCATTTTCACATGATGACCATCTACATTTACAATTCAATCGCGCGCTGCTAGAACCGATTATGAAGCGACTGAAAATGTATGTGATGCGTAGCAAAGTAGAAATCAAAGATGTATCTGAAACGATTATCAAATTTGGCATAAATGGCCCCGATTCTGCTGCATTGTTAACACCTTTTTTCAGTCAAATTCCCACACAAGATTATGAATTGGTGAGTTTGGATAATGGCGCAATCTTAAAACTACCAACGATTGCCGGCCATACGCGCTTTCAGATTTTTACTGATGCTATCAACGCGCCCATTCTATTCAATGCGCTTAAAGTGAATTGCCAGCTAGTTGGAAAGCCATGCTGGGATTGGCTAGATATTCAAAGTGGTATTCCTGATGTATCAGCTAAAACCCAAGAACAATTTGTGCCGCAAATGCTCAATTTAGATATTTTAAATGGTATTAACTTTAAAAAAGGTTGTTACACCGGCCAAGAAATCGTCGCGCGTATGCATTATTTGGGTAAAGTAAAACGCCGTACTTATTTGGCGAGCATTCAATCAAGTACCGCGCCAGTTGAGGGCGACAAGGTGTTGGATGCTACGAATAATGATATAGGTCAGATTGTGCGTATTGCACCGAATGATGAAGCTGGATTTGATGCATTAATAGAACTGAGAATTGAAGCAAAACAAGCAGGTAATCTGACTTGGCAAGACTCTGCCATTAATATTAAACCGCTGCCTTACGCTTTGAATGATGAACCTTCTTTACTGGATAATTTGCTCGAGTAA
- the ftsB gene encoding cell division protein FtsB, giving the protein MKALTLVFVVLIALLQYPLWLGKGSWLRVWNVNQQISSQKEKNKTLKQRNETLSAEVRDLKQGNAAIEERARSELGMIKEDEVFYQVIDQPFPIAQPNQLPEVSPIPETPITNPTVSTTVIAPSASTQAVTPDKTTP; this is encoded by the coding sequence TTGAAAGCGTTAACACTTGTTTTTGTTGTATTAATCGCTTTGTTGCAGTATCCGCTATGGCTGGGGAAAGGCAGTTGGTTGCGTGTTTGGAATGTGAATCAGCAGATTAGCAGCCAAAAAGAAAAGAATAAAACGCTCAAGCAACGCAATGAAACTTTAAGTGCCGAAGTGCGCGATTTAAAACAAGGTAATGCGGCGATTGAAGAGCGCGCGCGTAGCGAGTTGGGCATGATTAAAGAAGATGAAGTGTTTTATCAAGTGATTGATCAACCATTTCCGATTGCTCAACCCAATCAATTACCAGAAGTTTCACCAATTCCAGAAACGCCAATTACTAATCCCACAGTAAGCACAACTGTAATAGCACCTTCAGCATCAACACAAGCGGTAACGCCAGATAAGACTACGCCTTAA
- the eno gene encoding phosphopyruvate hydratase, producing MSAIVDIISREILDSRGNPTVECDVLLESGVIGRAAVPSGASTGAKEAMELRDGDSDRYLGKGVLQAVENVNTEITEAIIGLDCEEQSFIDKTLIELDGTENKDRLGANALLAVSMACARAAAEESGLPLYRYLGGSGSMQLPTPMMNIINGGAHADNSVDMQEFMIIPAGLPTFREALRCGAEVFHQLKKTLHKKGLATTVGDEGGFAPNLASNEDAIKLILESISDAGYEPGKDVYLGLDCASTEFYKDGKYHLESEGLSLSSAQFTDYLATWVDKYPIISIEDGMGEFDWDGWDILTKRLGKTTQLVGDDLFVTNSKILREGIKRGVANSVLIKVNQIGTLTETFQTIEMAKRAGYTAVVSHRSGETEDTTIADISVATNALQIKTGSLCRSERIAKYNQLLRIEEELGDATSYAGMGAFYQLFK from the coding sequence ATGAGCGCAATTGTAGATATTATCAGTCGTGAAATTTTAGATTCACGTGGCAACCCAACAGTTGAATGTGATGTACTGCTAGAAAGCGGTGTCATCGGCCGCGCGGCAGTGCCATCGGGTGCATCTACGGGTGCGAAAGAAGCAATGGAATTGCGTGATGGCGATTCAGACCGCTATCTAGGCAAAGGCGTATTGCAAGCGGTTGAAAACGTGAATACCGAAATCACTGAAGCGATCATTGGTTTGGATTGCGAAGAGCAAAGTTTTATTGATAAAACCTTGATTGAGCTGGATGGCACTGAAAATAAAGACCGTTTAGGTGCAAATGCGTTATTAGCGGTTTCAATGGCCTGTGCGCGTGCGGCGGCAGAAGAAAGTGGTTTGCCTTTGTACCGTTATTTAGGCGGTTCTGGCTCTATGCAATTGCCCACACCGATGATGAATATTATTAACGGCGGCGCACATGCGGATAACTCTGTTGATATGCAAGAGTTCATGATTATTCCAGCTGGCTTGCCAACCTTCAGAGAAGCCTTGCGTTGTGGTGCAGAAGTGTTCCATCAGTTAAAGAAAACGCTACATAAAAAAGGTTTAGCAACGACAGTAGGCGATGAGGGCGGTTTTGCACCAAATTTAGCCAGTAACGAAGATGCAATCAAACTGATTTTGGAGTCAATTTCTGATGCTGGTTACGAGCCTGGCAAAGACGTTTATCTTGGCCTAGATTGCGCCAGTACCGAGTTTTATAAAGATGGTAAATATCATTTGGAATCAGAAGGTTTGTCGCTGAGTTCTGCACAATTTACCGATTACCTAGCCACTTGGGTGGATAAATATCCGATCATCAGCATTGAAGATGGCATGGGCGAATTTGACTGGGATGGTTGGGATATCTTAACTAAACGCTTAGGCAAAACCACGCAATTAGTCGGTGACGATCTATTTGTGACCAACTCTAAAATCTTGCGTGAAGGTATTAAACGTGGCGTAGCAAACTCCGTGTTGATTAAAGTAAATCAAATCGGTACGTTAACAGAGACATTCCAAACCATTGAAATGGCGAAACGTGCAGGTTATACGGCTGTTGTATCACATCGTTCTGGTGAAACAGAAGATACGACAATCGCTGATATTTCAGTAGCGACAAATGCATTGCAAATTAAAACTGGTTCGTTATGCCGTAGTGAACGTATTGCCAAATATAACCAATTGTTGCGCATTGAAGAAGAGTTGGGTGATGCGACGAGTTATGCCGGTATGGGCGCCTTTTACCAATTGTTCAAGTAA
- the kdsA gene encoding 3-deoxy-8-phosphooctulonate synthase, with the protein MKLCNFDVGLEHPLFLIAGPCVIESREFAIETAGKLKEIAEKVGIPFIYKSSYDKANRSSTKTFRGFGMDEGLRILDEVRSQIGVPVLTDVHTTEQVPHVAAVVDVLQTPAFLCRQTDFIVAVATCGKPVNIKKGQFLAPHDMLQVVNKAKEANGNQDTIMVCERGASFGYNTLISDMRGLAIMRETNCPVVFDATHSVQQPGGQGDKSGGQREHVPVLSRAAVASGIAGIFMETHPDPSKALSDGPNAWPLGKMEDLLHLLVDMDRLVKKSGFIESTL; encoded by the coding sequence ATGAAACTATGTAATTTTGATGTAGGTCTTGAGCATCCATTATTTTTAATCGCTGGTCCTTGTGTGATTGAATCACGCGAGTTTGCGATTGAAACAGCCGGTAAGCTGAAAGAAATCGCAGAAAAAGTGGGTATTCCTTTCATCTATAAATCGTCTTACGACAAAGCAAATCGCAGCTCTACCAAGACTTTTCGCGGGTTTGGTATGGATGAAGGTTTGCGGATTTTAGACGAAGTAAGAAGCCAAATTGGTGTGCCAGTATTAACCGATGTGCATACTACAGAGCAAGTGCCGCATGTGGCAGCAGTGGTGGACGTATTGCAAACACCAGCATTCTTGTGCCGCCAAACCGATTTTATCGTGGCAGTGGCGACTTGTGGTAAGCCAGTGAATATCAAAAAAGGCCAGTTTTTAGCGCCGCACGATATGTTGCAAGTGGTGAATAAAGCCAAAGAGGCAAATGGTAATCAAGATACGATTATGGTGTGTGAGCGTGGCGCGAGCTTTGGTTATAATACGTTGATATCTGATATGCGCGGGCTGGCGATTATGCGTGAAACCAATTGTCCAGTAGTGTTTGACGCGACTCACTCCGTGCAGCAACCAGGTGGTCAAGGTGATAAAAGCGGCGGGCAACGCGAGCATGTACCAGTGTTGTCACGTGCTGCGGTAGCTAGCGGTATTGCCGGCATCTTTATGGAAACCCATCCAGACCCAAGCAAAGCCTTGTCGGATGGCCCAAATGCTTGGCCGCTGGGTAAAATGGAAGACTTACTGCATTTGTTGGTTGACATGGATAGATTGGTCAAAAAATCAGGCTTTATTGAATCGACGCTTTAA
- a CDS encoding CTP synthase has protein sequence MTKYVFVTGGVVSSLGKGIAAASLGAILESRGIKVTMLKLDPYINVDPGTMSPFQHGEVFVTDDGAETDLDLGHYERFISQRMGKRNNFTTGQIYETVIKKERRGEYLGKTVQVIPHITDEIKTHIKRGAEGADVAIVEVGGTVGDIESLPFLEAIRQMGFEEGKTNACYIHLTLLPWIAAAGELKTKPTQHSVKELREIGIQPDILLCRADRNIPDEERKKIALFTNVAPEAVISAIDADSIYKIPGLLHDQMLDEIVCHKLNILAKAADLSSWEKISFALANPKHLVNVAFVGKYVDLTESYKSLTEALIHAGIHTESKVKIHYIDSEDIEQNGTAKLEAMDAILIPGGFGVRGTEGKIAAIQYARENKIPYLGICLGMQLAVIEFARNVAHLKDANSTEFNADTPHKLIGLIDEWQDASGKIEKRDENSDLGGTMRLGAQACPTVENTLAASIYGAQVNERHRHRYEVNNHYVEQLKKAGLVVSARTLGEDLCEMIELPKATHPWFVACQFHPEFTSNPRAGHPLFKAYVQAALDNKAKV, from the coding sequence ATGACCAAATATGTATTCGTCACTGGCGGTGTTGTTTCTTCTCTCGGTAAAGGTATCGCCGCAGCCAGTCTAGGCGCAATTTTAGAATCGCGTGGTATCAAAGTTACCATGCTCAAGTTAGATCCCTATATTAACGTTGACCCCGGCACCATGTCGCCATTCCAGCACGGTGAAGTTTTTGTGACCGATGACGGCGCTGAAACTGATTTGGATTTGGGCCATTACGAGCGATTTATTTCGCAGCGCATGGGCAAGCGTAATAACTTCACCACTGGCCAAATCTACGAAACTGTGATTAAAAAAGAACGTCGCGGCGAATATTTAGGTAAAACTGTACAGGTGATTCCACATATCACCGATGAGATTAAAACGCACATTAAACGCGGCGCTGAAGGCGCAGATGTGGCGATTGTAGAAGTTGGCGGTACGGTGGGTGATATTGAATCGTTACCATTTTTAGAAGCGATTCGCCAAATGGGTTTTGAAGAAGGCAAAACGAATGCCTGTTACATCCATTTAACGTTATTACCTTGGATCGCGGCCGCTGGTGAGTTAAAAACCAAACCGACGCAACATTCTGTCAAAGAGTTACGCGAAATCGGCATTCAACCTGACATTTTGCTTTGTCGCGCTGATCGCAACATTCCAGACGAAGAGCGCAAAAAAATCGCCTTGTTTACCAATGTGGCGCCAGAAGCGGTCATCAGCGCAATCGATGCTGACTCTATTTATAAGATTCCTGGATTGTTACATGACCAAATGCTGGATGAAATTGTCTGTCATAAATTAAATATTTTGGCTAAAGCGGCTGATTTATCTAGCTGGGAAAAAATCTCTTTTGCACTTGCCAACCCTAAACATTTGGTCAACGTTGCCTTTGTGGGTAAATATGTAGATTTAACCGAATCATATAAGTCACTTACTGAGGCCTTGATTCATGCGGGTATTCACACCGAATCAAAAGTGAAAATCCACTATATTGATAGTGAAGATATTGAACAAAATGGTACTGCTAAATTAGAGGCGATGGATGCGATTCTGATTCCTGGCGGTTTTGGTGTACGCGGCACAGAAGGCAAAATTGCCGCGATTCAATATGCGCGTGAAAATAAAATCCCTTACTTGGGTATTTGCTTAGGTATGCAATTAGCGGTAATTGAGTTTGCGCGCAACGTGGCACATTTAAAGGATGCAAACAGTACTGAATTTAATGCAGATACACCGCACAAGCTAATTGGCTTGATTGATGAATGGCAAGATGCATCTGGCAAAATCGAAAAGCGCGATGAGAACTCTGACCTTGGCGGTACTATGCGTTTAGGCGCACAAGCTTGCCCGACTGTAGAAAACACCTTGGCTGCAAGTATCTATGGAGCACAAGTGAATGAGCGTCATCGCCATCGTTATGAAGTGAATAATCATTATGTAGAGCAGCTTAAAAAAGCGGGCTTGGTTGTTTCTGCACGCACATTAGGCGAAGATTTATGTGAAATGATTGAGTTGCCAAAAGCGACACATCCTTGGTTTGTGGCCTGTCAATTCCACCCAGAATTTACTTCTAATCCACGTGCTGGGCATCCGTTATTTAAAGCATATGTGCAAGCTGCTTTAGACAATAAAGCAAAAGTTTAA
- a CDS encoding class II aldolase/adducin family protein — protein sequence MQVSRQQLFIISQKLGQLGLNKGTSGNVSVRLGQDCGSGFLVTPSGINIEEMTPESMVHMQFDGSFEQSKKPSSEWRFHRDILAGRPDINAVIHTHSMFATTLACLHKSIPAFHYMIAVAGSDNIRCAPYVLFGSQQLSDSALTALIDRKACLLANHGMIALGHDLDDALAVAVEVENLCEQYWRILQVNSNPPILNEAEMREVFQQFKGYGKWSIK from the coding sequence ATGCAAGTATCTCGACAACAATTATTCATTATCAGCCAAAAGTTGGGTCAGCTCGGCTTAAATAAAGGCACATCAGGCAACGTAAGTGTACGACTAGGTCAAGATTGCGGAAGTGGTTTTCTAGTGACACCAAGCGGTATAAACATCGAAGAAATGACACCAGAAAGCATGGTGCATATGCAGTTTGATGGCAGTTTTGAGCAAAGCAAAAAGCCGTCATCAGAATGGCGTTTTCACCGTGATATTTTAGCTGGCCGCCCAGATATAAACGCGGTTATTCACACCCACAGTATGTTTGCCACCACGCTTGCCTGCTTGCACAAAAGTATTCCAGCATTTCACTACATGATAGCGGTTGCCGGCAGTGATAATATTCGTTGCGCGCCATATGTCTTATTTGGCTCTCAACAATTGTCTGACAGTGCGCTAACGGCCTTAATTGACCGTAAAGCCTGCCTGTTAGCGAATCACGGCATGATTGCGTTAGGACATGATTTGGATGATGCGCTAGCAGTGGCGGTAGAAGTAGAAAATCTATGTGAGCAATATTGGCGGATTTTGCAAGTTAACTCTAATCCGCCAATATTAAATGAAGCCGAAATGCGCGAAGTGTTTCAGCAGTTTAAGGGTTATGGGAAGTGGTCTATTAAATAA